In Populus trichocarpa isolate Nisqually-1 chromosome 7, P.trichocarpa_v4.1, whole genome shotgun sequence, the following proteins share a genomic window:
- the LOC7457143 gene encoding uncharacterized protein LOC7457143 isoform X3 translates to MDYCLGGESPAVLQLHKWGPSQFNIDLSEFREGFISPTRELLLLLSYQCEALLLPLVAGESVSNRVSEPLNDERLQCRSSAAFSSESWTEPSRSDLKDDIPYTSASVKDFDNGFSLEHEFSRSNNSRFVCDVNSLAWGVCGDTYNQHKEASFREFLFVSSSNGVTVHAFRKPDIDGGTTKTALEDEFGQGRWVDWGPSSTPAQNLKDRGSSGLCSEGTSTVVADDRANGNRGSLQDIDKESGADELLRGVASKRWLRSFSIKVKTIKSEGNIWTRFPEKASFPGSAEVVSFSVFDRNSPLLNLLYHDNSITTNGEESKCESMFNPENERVITKSDDFCIGSYKCSRVFPSNSHHLIGFVLTLVDSAFVSTGNESERSKTKSILLVGKLDSWGIQWVSLVKLTQSVHVDYVSEWADFCFSDNLLVCLNASGLIYFYAAMSGELVAYVDILQASGLNPHSVLWQQEKMTMAADFQIKQVEEVHDKSTSQCVDLLGKGMFRKLLTGSHTSFLAVVDEYGVVYVMRTGDYFSNNSYACDKLLPHFQHLGLGILAGWKVGGSDIGHQWVYSNDPSTRNEKVFFLDYAGKNALHKIQISNCHGCEDLMNGFSEIATHTFHDSEVCSHLMRKVFLPTNRSSEDDYICFSPMGVTRLIKKHDAKSQSTTQLVHFNMHTSSAVLDDRCLNTRVNMSYSQGKGEASFGEAVGCTFQGFFYLVTEVGLSVVLPSFSATSDFLPVETIGYQQHLINTDIGWRARRMLEIRESIEPFSPWKVEVLDRVLLYDGPAEADHLCLTNGWELKISRLWWLQMALEYLKYDEIERLLALASHFTTKMIRKCGLLQHKKDAYVLPGFGMIPLLSLPPVLPHKLQNEMGDSRSLHDMAHLLEIIRNLQSGLSSKLKNTGVGLVDGREELSLVEANLSQDESQLSILSADATSSDTPNQQELLVSASSVVSNNEKLALMHRDSLDIEDSNGVSVLVPQGGDWGKNVFPSENPKEMIARWKMDNLDVKTVVKDALLSGRLPLAVLQLHLHRSRDSETNKEPPDTFSEVRDIGRAIAYDLFLKGETELAVATLQRLGEDVETCLKQLLFGTVRRSLQLQVAEDMRRYGYLGPYEWETLEKILIIERLYPSSSFWRTFVGRQKALKRATSTLNSPGQIKLQLLPSYLFSNLIIECGEIDGVVLGSWTSINGNSPDPVVDEDTAHAGYWAAAAAWSSAWDQRTIDRIVLDQPFLMGVHVLWESQLEYYLCHNDCEEVSKLLYLIPTSVLSDGSLQITLDNLQHAPEVGCNREIPEYNSYICSIEELDSACIDIPGVKIFRFPANAFCSMWLRMLMEQELAKKFIFLKEYWEDTAEIVALLARSGIITSRSDKMTLEDYSVEASSDLNITDDAVPMEALHKLLLHYCVQYNLPNLLDLYLDHCKLVLDNDSLGSLQETAGDCQWAKWLLLSRIKGHEYNASFSNARTIMSPNIVSDSNLNVLEIDEIIHTVDDIAEGGGEMAALATLMYAPDPIQNCLSSGSVKRHGSSSAQCTLENLRPTLQRFPTLWRTLVAASFGHDTTSNFLGPKGNNALADYLNWRDNIFFSTTHDTSLLQMLPYWFPKTVRRLIQLYIQGPLGWQSVSGLPTADTLLYRDFDFFMHSDENTELNAVYWEATIQKHVQEELYDSSLEETKLGLEHHLHCGRTLAAFNHILSVRVQKLKLEGQSVALSHGQQNFQSDVQALLAPLTQSEEAVLSSVIPLGVAHFEDSVLVASCAFLLELCGLSASILHVDVSALRRVSSFYKLSENNERYSQISPKGKGSALHVVSREGNVVESLARSLADEYLHNDCVTNTKLKGTSNSFIGKQSSRVPMLVLQHLEKASLPIMMDGKTCGSWLLTGSGDGTELRDQQKVASQHWNLVTAFCQMHQLPLSTKYLAVLARDNDWVGFLSEAQIGGYPFDTVVEVATKEFSDPRLKIHILTVLKGMQSRKKSGSPAYSDTGESGSETYCFQEDILIPAELFRILADCEKQKNPGESLLKKAKEMSWSILALIASCFPDVSPLSCLTVWLEITAARETSSIKVNDIASQIANNVGAAVEAINSLPAGSRVLTVHYNRHNAKRRRLMEPIYVDVLTTYGGPTRSVAQGTVAEDERRVDVRESVNVSSDSGQGPVSLSKMVAVLCEQLLFLPLLRAFEMFLPSCSLLPFIRSLQAFSQMRLSEASAHLSSFSVRIKDEQSSMQANIGIEGQVRTSWISSTAVKAANAMLVTCPSPYEKRCLLQLLAATDFGDGGSAATYYRRLYWKINLAEPSLRKDDTVHLGNQALDDDSLLEALEKNGHWEQARNWARQLDASGGPWKSSVHHVTEIQAESMVAEWKEFLWDVPEERVALWGHCQTLFVRYSFPPLQAGLFFLKHAEAVEKDLPARELHELLLLSLQWLSGMITLSNPVYPVPLLREIETRVWLLAVESEAQAKSDRDFTSTTLSRDPLIGNTSTIIDRTASLITKMDNHINTMRSRTIEKQDARENNLTQHKNQVLDSITQTTGSSTKPKRRAKGNALSRRPLMDPIDKNTEPEDFSTNLFSRGDLLLPDENLKIEMSFSKWEERVGPAELERAVLSLLEFAQITASKQLQYKLSPAHTPHEFILVDVTLKLATISTPGSKISISMLDEEVRSVVKSHNILTEQHLVDPLQILEKLVTVFTEGSGRGLCKRIIAVVKAANVLGLSFLEAFDKQPIDLLQLLALKAQESFEQASLIVQTHSMPAASIAQILAESFLKGLLAAHRGGYMDSQKEEGPAPLLWRFSDFLKWAELCPSEPEIGHALMRLVITGKEIPHACEVELLILSHHFYKSSACLDGVDVLVSLAATRVEAYVSEGDFPCLARLITGVGNFHVLNFILGILIENGQLDLLLQKYSAAAETNVEAAEAVRGFRMAVLTSLKHFNPKDHDAFAMVYNHFDMKHETAALFESRAWQSSEQWFHRYDKDQNEDLLESMRYFIEAAGVHSSIDAGNKTRRACAHASLVSLQIRMPDCKWLNLSETNARRLLVEQSRFQEALIVAEAYGLNQPSEWALVLWNQMLKPELTEEFVAEFVAVLPLQPSMLVELARFYRAEVAARGDQSQFSVWLTGGGLPAEWAKYLERSFRCLLKRTRDLRLRVQLATTATGFSDILDVCMKALDKVPDNAAPLVLRKGHGGAYLPLM, encoded by the exons ATGGATTACTGTCTTGGCGGTGAGAGCCCGGCAGTTCTGCAGCTCCATAAATGGGGCCCCTCTCAGTTCAATATTGACTTGTCGGAATTTCGGGAGGGTTTTATATCGCCGACGAGGGAGCTTTTGCTGTTACTGTCTTATCAATGTGAAGCCTTGCTCCTTCCTTTAGTTGCCG GGGAATCGGTAAGTAATCGTGTTTCAGAACCTTTGAATGATGAAAGGCTTCAATGTCGATCTTCAGCAGCTTTCAGCTCTGAATCATGGACAGAACCTAGTAGGTCAGATTTGAAGGATGATATTCCATACACTTCTGCATCAGTAAAGGATTTTGATAATGGTTTTTCTCTTGAACACGAATTTTCAAGATCTAATAATTCTCGTTTTGTTTGTGATGTGAATTCACTGGCTTGGGGTGTGTGTGGGGATACTTATAATCAGCACAAGGAGGCTTCATTTAGAGAGTTTCTATTTGTGTCTAGTAGCAATGGTGTTACAGTGCATGCTTTCCGTAAGCCTGATATTGATGGCGGAACAACTAAAACTGCACTTGAGGACGAGTTTGGTCAAGGGAGGTGGGTTGATTGGGGCCCTTCCTCTACACCAGCTCAAAATTTGAAGGATCGGGGCTCTTCAGGCTTGTGTTCTGAAGGCACATCTACCGTCGTGGCTGATGACAGGGCCAATGGAAATAGAGGAAGTCTGCAAGACATAGATAAGGAGAGTGGGGCTGATGAGCTGTTGAGAGGTGTTGCTTCAAAGAGGTGGTTGCGCTCATTCTCCATCAAAGTCAAGACTATCAAATCTGAGGGTAACATCTGGACCAGGTTTCCAGAGAAGGCATCTTTTCCTGGCTCTGCAGAGGTTGTTTCCTTTAGCGTTTTTGACAGGAATTCACCACTACTGAACCTACTTTATCATGACAATTCCATCACAACAAATGGGGAGGAGAGCAAGTGCGAATCCATGTTCAATCCAGAGAACGAGAGAGTTATAACCAAGTCTGATGATTTTTGTATTGGTTCATACAAATGCTCCCGAGTTTTCCCCAGCAATTCACATCACCtaattggatttgttttaaCACTGGTTGATTCTGCTTTTGTGAGTACTGGGAATGAAAGTGAAAGAAGCAAGACAAAAAGTATActtcttgttggaaagctagaCAGTTGGGGAATCCAATGGGTTTCCTTAGTGAAGCTTACGCAAAGTGTACATGTAGACTATGTGTCTGAGTGGGCAGACTTTTGCTTTTCTGATAACCTTCTTGTTTGCCTAAATGCTTCTGGCTTAATCTACTTTTATGCTGCAATGTCCGGTGAGCTTGTTGCTTATGTAGATATTTTACAAGCTTCTGGGTTAAACCCTCATTCAGTCCTATGGCAGCAAGAAAAAATGACTATGGCTGCTGATTTTCAGATCAAACAAGTTGAAGAAGTTCATGATAAGTCAACTTCCCAATGTGTTGATCTCCTTGGTAAAGGAATGTTTAGAAAATTGCTTACTGGATCCCATACGTCCTTTTTAGCTGTAGTTGATGAATATGGAGTAGTGTATGTCATGCGTACTGGTGACTATTTCTCAAACAACTCCTATGCTTGTGATAAATTGCTTCCACATTTTCAACATTTAGGGCTTGGGATATTGGCTGGCTGGAAGGTTGGTGGTTCTGACATTGGGCACCAATGGGTATATTCTAATGATCCATCCACTAGGAATGAAAAGGTCTTCTTTTTGGATTATGCTGGAAAAAATGCACTTCATAAAATCCAAATCTCGAACTGCCATGGGTGTGAGGACTTGATGAATGGTTTTTCTGAGATAGCCACTCACACATTTCATGATTCTGAAGTATGTTCGCACCTGATGCGGAAAGTCTTTCTTCCCACAAATAGATCTAGTGAAGATGATTACATCTGTTTTTCTCCTATGGGAGTCACTCGACTCATTAAGAAGCACGATGCTAAAAGTCAAAGCACTACTCAACTTGTTCATTTTAATATGCACACAAGCTCAGCAGTTCTTGATGACAGATGCTTGAATACTAGGGTTAACATGAGTTATAGCCAGGGAAAGGGAGAAGCTTCTTTTGGAGAAGCAGTTGGTTGCACCTTCCAAGGATTCTTTTATTTGGTGACTGAAGTTGGTCTTTCAGTTGTTCTTCCCTCTTTTTCTGCTACATCAGATTTCCTTCCTGTTGAAACCATTGGATATCAGCAGCACCTTATCAACACAGATATTGGATGGCGAGCAAGAAGAATGCTGGAAATAAGAGAGTCAATTGAACCCTTCTCACCTTGGAAAGTAGAAGTTTTGGATAGAGTGCTTCTCTATGATGGCCCCGCAGAGGCAGATCACTTATGTTTGACAAATG GGTGGGAGTTGAAAATCTCTAGGTTGTGGTGGCTACAAATGGCATTGGAATACCTGAAATATGATGAAATAGAGCG GCTCCTTGCATTAGCCAGCCACTTCACAACTAAAATGATCCGGAAATGTGGGTTACTCCAGCATAAGAAAGATGCATATGTATTACCTGGTTTTGGGATGATCCCTTTGCTCTCTCTTCCACCAGTTTTACCGCATAAATTACAGAATGAAATGGGGGACTCCAGAAGTCTTCATGATATGGCTCACCTTTTGGAGATTATTCGGAATCTTCAATCTGGACTGAGCTCAAAATTGAAGAATACGGGTGTGGGATTG GTGGATGGCAGGGAGGAATTGAGCTTGGTGGAGGCAAATTTATCGCAGGACGAATCTCAGCTTTCAATTCTTTCAGCAGATGCTACATCATCAGACACACCAAACCAGCAAGAACTTCTGGTTTCTGCATCTTCTGTTGTTTCTAATAATGAGAAGCTTGCTTTGATGCATCGTGATTCCTTGGATATAGAAGATTCAAATGGAGTATCTGTTCTTGTGCCACAGGGTGGTGATTGGGGAAAAAACGTTTTTCCATCTGAAAACCCTAAGGAGATGATTGCACGATGGAAAATGGATAATTTAGACGTAAAAACTGTCGTTAAAGATGCACTACTATCTGGTCGTCTTCCTTTGGCAGTTTTGCAATTGCATCTTCATCGTTCTAGAGATTCAGAGACTAATAAAGAGCCACCCGATACTTTTAGTGAAGTTCGTGACATTGGAAGAGCCATTGCTTATGACTTATTTTTAAAG GGGGAAACTGAACTTGCTGTTGCAACGTTGCAAAGGCTTGGGGAGGATGTTGAAACCTGCCTCAAGCAGCTATTGTTTGGCACGGTCAGGAGATCTCTTCAACTTCAAGTGGCAGAAGACATGAGAAGATATGGTTATCTGGGACCATATGAATGGGAAACATTGGAGAAGATATTAATCATCGAG AGGCTGTACCCTAGCAGTAGTTTCTGGAGAACTTTTGTTGGTCGGCAGAAGGCATTAAAGAGAGCTACATCGACTTTGAATTCACCAGGCCAAATTAAGCTGCAGCTATTGCCTTCATATCTGTTTAGCAATCTTATCATTGAGTGTGGTGAAATTGATGGAGTAGTTTTAGGTTCATGGACAAGCATCAATGGAAACTCTCCTGATCCTGTAGTTGATGAAGATACTGCTCATGCTGGATACTGGGCTGCTGCTGCAGCTTGGTCTAGTGCCTGGGACCAGAGAACCATTGATCGT ATAGTTTTGGATCAACCTTTCCTTATGGGCGTTCATGTATTGTGGGAATCTCAACTAGAGTACTATCTATGCCACAATGACTGTGAGGAAGTTTCCAAACTTTTGTACCTCATACCTACATCTGTTTTATCAGATGGAAGCCTCCAGATCACTTTGGACAACTTACAGCATGCTCCAGAGGTTGGATGCAATCGTGAAATTCCTGAGTACAACAGTTATATATGCTCTATTGAAGAATTGGATTCAGCGTGCATTGATATTCCAGGGGTCAAGATTTTCAGGTTTCCTGCCAATGCATTTTGCTCTATGTGGTTAAGAATGCTCATGGAGCAGGAGCTTGcaaagaaatttatatttttgaaggAATACTGGGAAGACACTGCTGAGATTGTAGCTCTGCTTGCTCGTTCAGGCATCATAACTAGCAGGTCTGATAAAATGACATTGGAGGACTATTCTGTTGAGGCTTCATCTGATCTCAATATAACAGATGATGCTGTCCCCATGGAAGCTTTGCATAAATTACTCTTACATTACTGCGTGCAATATAACTTGCCAAATCTTTTGGACCTTTATCTTGACCATTGCAAGTTGGTTCTAGATAATGATTCACTTGGTTCATTACAAGAAACTGCA GGTGATTGTCAATGGGCAAAATGGTTGCTTTtatctaggattaaggggcatGAATACAATGCATCATTCTCTAATGCTCGAACAATAATGTCACCTAATATAGTTTCTGATAGCAACCTCAATGTTCTGGAGATCGATGAAATAATTCATACTGTTGATGATATAGCGGAAGGTGGGGGTGAAATGGCAGCTTTAGCAACTCTAATGTATGCCCCTGACCCAATACAAAATTGCTTGAGCAGCGGTAGTGTGAAGAGGCATGGTAGCTCATCAGCTCAGTGCACTTTAGAAAACCTCAGGCCCACTTTGCAGCGATTTCCTACTCTGTGGCGCACACTTGTTGCAGCAAGTTTTGGTCATGATacaacttctaatttcttggGTCCTAAGGGAAATAATG CTTTAGCAGACTATCTAAATTGGCGTGACAATATCTTCTTCTCTACTACACATGATACTTCACTTCTACAAATGCTGCCATACTGGTTTCCTAAGACCGTGCGGAGGTTGATTCAACTTTATATTCAG GGTCCTCTTGGTTGGCAATCAGTGTCAGGTCTGCCTACTGCAGACACTTTGTTGTACAGagactttgattttttcatgcATTCTGATGAAAATACAGAGCTAAATGCTGTCTACTGGGAGGCAACTATCCAAAAGCATGTTCAAGAGGAACTCTATGATTCTTCACTTGAG GAAACTAAACTTGGGCTTGAGCACCATTTACATTGTGGGCGTACACTGGCAGCTTTTAATCATATCCTCAGTGTTAGAGTTCAAAAGTTGAAATTAGAAGGCCAATCTGTTGCTTTGTCACATGGtcaacaaaattttcaatccGATGTTCAGGCACTTCTTGCACCTTTGACACAAAGCGAAGAGGCTGTTCTTTCTTCG GTCATTCCACTTGGTGTCGCTCATTTTGAGGATTCTGTCTTGGTTGCATCATGTGCTTTTCTCCTTGAACTTTGTGGTTTATCTGCCAGCATTCTTCATGTGGATGTTTCTGCCTTGAGACGGGTATCTTCATTTTACAAATTGAGTGAGAACAATGAGAGATATAGCCAAATTTCACCTAAAGGTAAAGGTTCTGCACTTCACGTGGTATCGCGTGAAGGTAATGTAGTAGAGTCTCTGGCTCGATCACTTGCAGATGAGTATCTGCACAATGATTGTGTAACCAACACTAAGTTAAAGGGGACTTCAAATTCATTCATTGGCAAACAATCTTCAAGAGTTCCAATGCTAGTCCTGCAGCATTTGGAGAAAGCTAGTCTTCCAATAATGATGGATGGAAAGACTTGTGGATCTTGGCTACTGACTGGTAGTGGTGATGGAACTGAATTAAGAGATCAACAAAAAGTAGCAAGCCAACACTGGAATTTAGTTACAGCTTTCTGTCAGATGCATCAACTTCCCTTAAGCACAAAGTACCTTGCTGTCTTAGCAAGAGACAATGATTGG GTTGGATTTCTGTCTGAAGCTCAGATTGGAGGATACCCTTTTGATACAGTCGTCGAAGTA GCAACCAAGGAGTTCAGTGACCCACGTCTCAAAATTCATATATTAACAGTCTTAAAAGGCATGCAGTCAAGGAAGAAATCTGGTTCTCCAGCATATTCAGATACTGGGGAAAGTGGAAGTGAAACTTACTGTTTCCAGGAGGACATACTTATTCCTGCTGAGCTCTTTAGAATCTTAGCAGATTGTGAGAAGCAGAAAAATCCTGGAGAGTCTCTCTTGAAGAAAGCAAAGGAGATGTCCTGGTCAATTTTGGCATTGATTGCATCATGCTTTCCTGATGTGTCTCCCTTGTCCTGTCTAACAGTTTGGCTGGAAATTACTGCAGCGAG GGAAACTTCATCCATCAAGGTGAATGACATTGCATCCCAGATTGCAAATAATGTTGGAGCAGCTGTGGAAGCTATAAATTCCCTGCCAGCTGGTAGCAGGGTCCTGACAGTTCATTACAATCGGCATAATGCAAAACGCAGGCGTCTTATGGAGCCAATTTATGTGGATGTTTTGACTACTTATGGTGGACCAACAAGGTCTGTTGCCCAAGGCACAGTTGCTGAAGATGAAAGAAGAGTAGATGTTCGTGAAAGTGTAAATGTTTCAAGTGATTCTGGTCAAGGACCTGTGTCTCTCTCTAAGATGGTGGCAGTGCTTTGTGAACAACTGTTGTTTCTACCTCTGTTAAGGGCTTTTGAGATGTTTCTTCCTTCGTGTTCTTTGTTACCTTTCATCCGCTCTCTTCAG gcATTTTCCCAAATGCGTCTATCTGAAGCTTCAGCCCATCTGAGTTCCTTTTCTGTCAGGATAAAGGATGAACAATCCAGTATGCAGGCAAACATAGGAATTGAAGGGCAGGTCAGAACTTCGTGGATAAGCTCCACGGCTGTAAAAGCTGCCAATGCCATGCTTGTAACTTGTCCATCTCCTTATGAAAAAAGATGTTTGTTACAACTTCTTGCCGCAACGGACTTCGGTGATGGTGGATCTGCTGCAACATATTATCGAAGACTTTACTGGAAAATCAATTTAGCTGAGCCTTCACTGCGGAAGGATGACACTGTACATCTAGGAAATCAGGCTCTAGATGATGATTCACTTTTAGAAGCATTGGAAAAGAACGGGCATTGGGAGCAAGCACGTAATTGGGCCAGGCAGTTGGATGCCAGTGGTGGACCTTGGAAGTCTTCTGTTCACCATGTTACTGAAATTCAG GCTGAATCCATGGTAGCTGAGTGGAAGGAGTTCCTTTGGGATGTTCCAGAAGAGCGAGTTGCTTTATGGGGCCACTGCCAGACACTGTTCGTCAGATATTCCTTCCCTCCTTTACAG GCTGGGTTATTTTTCCTTAAACATGCTGAAGCTGTTGAGAAGGATCTTCCAGCGAGAGAGCTTCATGAATTGCTGCTGCTTTCTCTTCAATGGTTAAGTGGGATGATAACTCTGTCTAATCC AGTTTATCCAGTGCCCCTTCTGCGAGAAATTGAGACTAGAGTATGGCTCTTGGCAGTAGAATCAGAAGCTCAGGCAAAGAGTGATAGAGACTTTACTTCAACCACTTTGAGTCGGGATCCTTTAATTGGAAATACTTCCACTATCATTGACAGGACTGCAAGTTTAATAACGAAGATGGACAATCATATCAATACAATGAGGAGCAGAACTATAGAGAAACAAGATGCAAGGGAAAATAACCTGACACAGCACAAAAACCAAGTATTGGATTCCATCACTCAGACAACAGGGAGTAGTACAAAGCCAAAACGGAGGGCCAAAGGCAATGCACTATCACGACGACCATTAATGGACCCCATTGATAAAAATACTGAGCCTGAAGATTTTTCTACAAACCTTTTTTCTAGAGGTGACTTGCTGTTGCCAGATGAAAACTTAAAGATAGAAATGTCTTTTTCGAAGTGGGAGGAAAGGGTTGGACCTGCAGAGCTGGAAAGAGCTGTTCTTTCTTTATTGGAGTTTGCACAAATAACAGCTTCCAAGCAACTTCAATATAAGCTGTCTCCAGCACACACCCCTCATGAATTTATACTTGTTGATGTTACTCTAAAGCTTGCAACTATATCTACTCCTGGTAGCAAAATATCCATATCAATGCTTGATGAGGAAGTGCGTTCTGTGGTCAAGTCACATAATATATTAACTGAGCAGCATCTGGTTGATCCACTGCAG ATCTTGGAGAAATTGGTTACTGTTTTTACTGAAGGTAGTGGACGCGGACTGTGCAAGAGAATCATAGCAGTTGTAAAAGCTGCAAATGTCTTGGGTCTTTCTTTTTTGGAGGCATTTGATAAGCAGCCAATCGATTTGCTCCAGCTGCTTGCTCTTAAAGCACAAGAGTCATTTGAACAAGCATCTCTCATAGTGCAAACTCATTCCATGCCAGCTGCTAGTATTGCTCAGATTCTTGCAGAATCCTTTCTAAAG GGTCTATTGGCTGCACATCGTGGGGGGTACATGGATTCTCAGAAGGAGGAAGGACCTGCTCCTCTATTGTGGAGATTTTCAGACTTCTTAAAATGGGCAGAGCTTTGTCCTTCTGAACCTGAAATTGGTCACGCGTTGATGCGTTTGGTGATTACTGGAAAAGAAATACCACATGCCTGTGAG gttGAACTTCTTATCCTGTCACACCACTTCTACAAATCATCAGCATGCCTGGATGGAGTTGATGTTCTTGTATCCCTTGCTGCCACCAGGGTGGAAGCTTATGTTTCTGAGGGTGATTTTCCATGTTTGGCTCGCCTGATAACTGGAGTAGGAAATTTCCATGTCCTTAATTTCATTCTTGGCATTCTCATAGAAAATGGTCAGCTGGATCTTCTTCTTCAGAAATATTCAGCTGCTGCAGAGACAAATGTGGAAGCTGCAGAGGCTGTCAGAGGATTTCGGATGGCTGTTCTTACGTCACTGAAGCATTTTAACCCCAAAGATCATGATGCATTTGCTATG